In Alteromonas sp. RKMC-009, the genomic stretch AGCATCACACTCTCCGGTGATCAGTTTGGCAAGCCTGATTGAGCTCTTCGGCGTGATGTCGTAAATCAGGTGTTCCGTGTTTGACTGGCCTTCCGGCAACGACTGTTCACCCCAGTAATGCTCGTTGCGCAGAAAACGGATATAGTGGTCTTTGCGGTAGCTTTCAAATTTAAAGGGGCCTGTACCAATGGGGTAATAGTCAATCCTTTCCGGCGTGCCACGGCTCAACAGAAAATCAGCATATTCGGCTGATAAAATAACGGAAAAGTCTGTCGCAAGGTTCGCCAGGAAAGAGCTGTCACGCTGTTTTAAGGTGATCTCAATCCGGTAGCCATTGATGCGCTTCACATCTTCAATATTGGCAGCGATGCCGAGACTTTCGAAATAAGGGTAGCGTCCACCGGACACGCGGTGATATGGATTGGCTTCCAGCCGCCAGCGGTTGATGCTGAAAATGACGTCGTCGGCGTTAAAGCTCCGGGTCGGGGTAAAGTAAGGCGTGGTGTGAAATTCCACATCTTTATTTAACTGAAATGTATAGGTAAGTCCGTCATCCGATACCAGCCAGCTGCTGGCCAGGTTTGGCACAATCTGACCGGTTTCAGGATCGAAATCCATAAGCCGGTCGTAAACCTGGTGGGCGGTGGCATCGGCGGTGGTGCTTGATGTATCGGTTTGCGGGTTAAAATTCACCGGATTGCTTTCAGAACAGTAGATGATACCAGACTGGTAAAAAGCAACCTGCTCTGATTTATCGCAGGCCTGAAGCCCTGTCAGCGCGACCAGTATAGTTGCCCACCGAAAACCCCGTCGCACCGTTATGCCTCCACAGATTCCGCTGAAGAATCCAGTAAATTGTATTTCTTTAAATAGCCTCTGAGCTGATGATAAGTCAGACTCAACTTTTCTGCAGTCTTTTTCTGATTAAACTGACTGTCTTCAAGTGCTTGCCTGATCATATCAATTTCAAATTGCTGGGAGCGTTCTTTCAGATCCAACGGATAAACCGGAGCTTGCGCAGCCTCGGGCACCGGCGTAAATACAGCGTCGTTGGGAGGCGGGGGGAGATCAGGTTGAATGCCGTTGATTTCTGATGCCGGCGGGGGAGCGGTAATTCTGTCCTGAGTCTTAATACGGCCTTTTGGTCTGAAGGGGGATTCAAACGGGTCAAGAATGATTTCGTGGACAGGCAGGTGAGGGTTATTGCAGCGGTACACGGCCCTTTCCACCACGTTTTTGAGCTCACGAATGTTACCCGGCCAGTGATAATCGAGTAAGGTGCGGCGGGCTTTCTCTGTAAAACCACTGAATAATTCCATATCCAGCTCCCTTGCCATATTAATGGCAAAGTTTTCAGCCAGTAACAGAATATCTTCTTTCCGTTCTCTCAGCGGTGGAATGGTAATAACGTCAAATGCCAGTCTGTCGAGTAAATCGGCGCGGAATTCGCCGCTTTCCGCCAGTGCAGGTAAATCTTCATTGGTTGCTGCTATCAGACGCACGTCGGTTTTAAGGGTTTTAGTACCGCCCACACGTTCAAATTCACCGTACTCAATGACCCGGAGTAATTTTTCCTGAATCAGACCTGAGGTATTCGCTAACTCATCCAGAAACAAGGTGCCGTTATTGGCGACTTCAAAACGGCCCTCACGGCGTTTGGCTGCACCGGTAAATGCCCCCGCTTCATAACCGAAGAGTTCACTTTCGAGCAGATTTTCATTCAGCGCGGCACAATTCAGCTTAATGTAATTTTGATCCCAGCGCTGAGACAGAAAGTGCAGACGGGCGGCAATAAGTTCTTTACCCGTCCCCCGTTCTCCGATAACCAGCACCGGCTTGTTCAGTGGTGCGATTTGGGAAATTTGTTCCAGTGTTTCCAGAAAGCTGTTGGCCTGACCCAGCAAGTTATCCTGTTGGCGAAATCTACTCATTTAGTCCCTCAATTGTTAGTCATTTAGACCAATAATTAGTGTAGATGAAAAACTTCGCAGAATCGAACATTAATTTAATTCAGAAAAAATGAATAAATTCAGTGGATTAAAAAGTATTGGCTAGTTGGCAAGCATATTGAATAGCTTAAGACAGAGATGCGTATTAACTACGAGCATTAAAATCCATGCACTTTTGCATGATTCCATACGAGCTGGAGGTAATGAATATGGGTATCTTCTCGCGTTTCACCGACATAGTGAACTCAAATATTAATGCATTGCTGGATAAAGCTGAAGATCCGGAAAAAATGGTTCGTCTGATTATTCAGGAAATGGAAGACACACTGGTTGAGGTGCGTTCAGCATCTGCGAAAACCATCGCCAGTAAAAAGGAAATTACTGCACAAATCAGTAAATACGAAGCCGATGCACAGGACTGGCAGGCCAAAGCGGAACTGGCTTTAAGTAAGGACAGAGAAGATCTGGCACGTGCAGCATTACAGGAACGTAAGAAAGCTGCAGAAGCTGCCGTTGCTCTGGGTAAAGAGCTGGCGGTAGTGGAAGAGCAGATTTCGAAACTGCAGGATGAGGTTGGACAGTTACAGGATAAGCTGGCCGATGCAAAAGCCCGTCAAAAAGCGATTATTATGCGCCAGAAAACGGCAAGTTCACGTTTAGAAGTGAAACGTACGCTGGATAGCAGTAAAGTTGATGCTGCTATGGGCCGGTTTGAGCAATATGAGCGCAAAATCGACGACCTGGAGTCTCAGGTAGAAGCGTACGACTTAGGTAAGAAAACGCTGAATGATGAATTTGCCGAGCTGGAAGCCGGCGATAAAATCGACGAAGAATTAGCAGCGTTAAAAGCTAAAATAAAAGAAAATAAAAGCGCAGAATAATGCGCGCCCGGTGGCGGTTTCCTAGCTCACAGGAAGCCGGACAAGCGGCTTTGTGGGCAGTTCTCACTAGAAATCGGAGGTTATGGTTATGGACGAGGGAATACTGGCACTGCTATTGGTACCCTTATTTTTGTTTTTGATATTTGTCGCACCCATCTGGCTTATTCTGCACTATCGCAGTAAGAAGCAAGTCAATCAGGGGTTAAGCGCAGAAGAGTTCGCAACGATCAATGAACTCGCGGAAAAGGCTGAAAAAATGTCTGACCGCATCAAAACATTGGAAGCCATTCTTGATAGTGAAGCGCCTCAGTGGAGAGACAGAGCATGAACCGTCAATTCTACCGTGACACCGAAAATGCCAGAATTGCAGGGGTATGCAGTGGTATAGCAGACTATTTCGGGTTGGAAAGGTGGCTTGTCAGAATTCTGGTTGTGTCTGCTTTTTTCCTGCTGGCCGGTACCTTCGTGTTCATCGGCTACATTGCCTGCTGGTTTATTCTGGAACCGAAACCTGCCAATGTTTCTGCTCAACAGGATGATCCGTTAAGCCGGTTTAAAGGACATCAGGGTAAAGGCTGGACAAACAGCAGTACCGGCGCACAGCAGCACGAGCAATCCGGCAAAGTGTCGGTAAAGACGAAAGTCTGGCAGGCCGGTGAGCCACCGAAGCAGGCAGTGCATGATATCGCCTCGAGGTTCAAAGAATCAGAATTGCGTCTGCGCAAAATGGAAAAATATGTAACCTCCAGAGAGTTTCAGTTAAACCGTGAAATCAGCCAGCTCTGAATAAAGTGACGGCAGAAGCAGACCGGTAGTTAAAGAACTCAAATGAGGGCCGGTGACACATCAGTGTCACCGGCCTTCTTATTTACTTTCACTAATTCAATGGCTTATATTAATTTGTAAAATTAATGTTACATGGGAAGTCTCAGGCTGAATCAGCCTGAGACTTCCACAGTGTCATAAATTCCTTAGACTAAAATGAGTAACAGCAATTAAGGTTTTTTATGGCGAAGTCATCTGCTTATCAGTCCAGACAACCGGACGAAAACGGTGTGATCTCCTGGTCCGGAGAAGAAAACAAGATTTGGTCTGAGCTTTATCAACGTCAGGATTCGTTATTACAGGGCAGAGCCTGTAAACAGTATATGGACGGGCTGGCACTACTGGACCTGCCAGCGCACCGCATACCACAATTAGGTGAGATTGACCGGATCCTGCAAGCAACAACAGGCTGGCAAACCGCGCCGGTACCGGCACTCATAAACTTTTCATCCTTTTTCTCGCTGCTGGCAAATAAGCAATTTCCGGTGGCAACTTTTATCAGAAGCAGGGAAGAATTCGATTACCTGCAGGAACCGGACATTTTTCACGAGGTCTTCGGCCATTGCCCGCTGTTAACCAATCCTTCTTTTGCGCATTTTACCCATACCTACGGCAAGCTGGGTCTGGATGCGTCGAAAGAAGAACGTATCTATCTGGCCCGCCTGTACTGGTTTACCGTTGAATTTGGTCTGGTAAAAACCCCCGCCGGGCAGCGTATTTATGGCGGCGGTATTTTGTCATCGCCGGGTGAAACCCGTTATGCGCTGGAAAGTGATGCCCCTGTGAAAGTGCCTATGAATGCGCTGGATGCCCTGCGTACACCTTACCGCATCGATATTATGCAGCCGCTGTATTATGAGTTGTCCGATTTCGATGATCTTTTTACCCTGGCTGAAAGCGACATCATGCATTTAGTGCGTCAGGCCATGCGGCTTGGCCTCTATGACCCCCTGTTTGAACCTGCGCCCAGACGGGTGAGTTAAACAAATTTAAGCGTTCCAATGTTAGTATTTTGTGATATCCTGTAAATATATATTTACAACAAAAATGATAGAATACTATGCGCTTAGAAATCAGTTGTCAGGACCGTCTTGGGATCACTCAGGACATCCTGGATATCCTGGTGGCTCATGAAATCGATTTACGGGGCATCGAAATCGATGAAGCGGGCAAAATTTTCCTCAATTTCCCTAATCTTGAATTCGAAGATTTTCAGCATCTCATGCCAAAAATCCGGAGGATCAATGGTATTGATGACGTAAAAACCACGCCGTATATGCCCGGCGAGCGGGAGCGGAATCAGCTTTCGGCCATTTTGCGTACTTTACCTGACCCGGTATTTTCCATCGACAACCGCTGTCGTGTCCTTATGTGCAATGAAGCGGTGATCAGTGGTCTTGAATTGCCGTTTTCCGATATTGAGTCCACAGAAATCAGTGAGCTGGTTAAGGGGTTTAACTTTAACCGCTGGATGGAGAGCAAGGACAATGCGGCCACTTCAGTGAAGGTGAAGTTTATCCAGCAGGATTATCTGGCGGATATTTTGCCGGTGATAGTGCCGGATGGTCAGAACAGTGCCATCTTTGCCGGTGCGGTGGTGATCCTTAAATCAGAAATGCGTCTGGGTCAGCAATTTACGGCTTTCCATCAAACTGAAACGGATTCTTTCGATCACTTCATTATCCGGTCGCCGGCTATGGCGAAAGTTGTCAACGATGCCAAGCAAATTGCCGATCTTGATGCGCCGGTGCTGATCTTCGGCGAAACCGGTACAGGGAAGGAAATGATTGCCAAAGCCTGCCATCAGGCAAGCCGGAGAAACAAAGGCGAGTTCCTCGTACTGAATTGCGCTTCGTTACCTGACAGTGTCGCAGAATCTGAGTTATTCGGTTATGCCGCCGGCGCATATAATCAACCGGAGGGTAAAGCAGGCTTATTAGAGCTGGCAGCAGGCGGTACAATTTTGCTGGATGAAATCGCTGATATGTCTCCGCAGTTGCAGGCTAAGTTGCTTCGCGTACTGGAGCACAACGAATTCAGACGTGTTGGTGATGACAAACCCGTAGCGGTCAACGTGCGTTTCATCTGCACTACCGGCCGGGATCTCGGGCAGATGGTGGAAGAGGGCGTGTTCCGCAAAGATTTATACTATCGCCTGAATGTACTGAGCCTGGTCATGCCGTCATTAAAGGAACGCAGACCGGACATATTGCCACTGGCCGAAGCATTCATTATGCAACACAGCAGTAAACTGGGACGCCGGCCGGCCAAGCTGAGCAAATCCTGTGTGGATTTCCTGCAGCAGTACCCCTGGCCGGGAAATGTCAGGCAGTTACAGAACGCCTTATTCCGTGCGCTGTCGTTGCTCGATGGCAATGAAATTTCAAAAGAAGATATTCAGTTGCCTTCCTGTGCCCCCAGTGTCACGTACATCGATGAAAACTTTGACGGCACGCTGGATGAAGAGGTGAAGAAGTTCGAGCGGGATCTGCTTAAACGTTTGTATCCGTCCTACCCGAGTACCCGTCAGCTGGCGAAAAAATTAGGCCTGAGCCATACAGCCATTGCCAACAAGTTGCGTGAATATGGCATTAATAAAGGTACTGTAAAGTTATAGATACGCTCTGTACTGCCCGCTTTACAAAAATCGCGGGGCAGGGGGCTTCACGGGCGGGCATTTTAATAGTCTCCGCCTGTTGTTCAGTTTTATTTACGGCTTTCCTTAGTCAGACCGTCAATGCTATCCGCAGGCCCTGTCTTTTCTGATTGTTAAATTTGGTGTTTATTTATCACATAACTTTTACAAGTGTGAGGAAACACCATGTCACAAGTCGATTACTCTTATAATCCGCTGGGCTCAGACGGTTTCGAATTCGTTGAATATACTGCTGCCGATGAAAAAGGTATTGCGGCCCTTAAAGATCTTTTTTCATCACTGGGTTTTGCTGAGGTAGCCAGCCACCGTTCCAAGCGTGTGTGGTTGTATCGCCAGGGTGATATCAATTTCATTGTTAATGCTGAACCGGCATCTCAGGCTGAAGAGTTTGCCAAATTGCGGGGCCCCAGTGTTTGCGGCATGGCCTTCCGCGTTAAAGATGCAGGAATTGCGATGAAGCACGCACTGGCAAACGGCGCGAAGCAATTCGTGGGCAATCTGGGACCCATGGAACTGAACATTCCTGCCGTTTATGGTATCGGCGAGAGCACGCTTTACTTTGTTGACCGCTACGGTGATGACAGCATTTACGACGTAGATTTCACCTTTTATGACGACTGGCAGGCAAGAATGGAAAAAGCCGGGGCCGGCCTGAGTTTTGTCGATCATCTCACTCACAATGTCCGCAGAGGTAACATGGCGTTGTGGGCCAATTTCTACGAGAACATCGGCAACTTTCGCGAGATCCGGTACTTTGATATAGAAGGCAAACTCACCGGCCTGGTGAGCAAAGCGATGACGTCTCCCTGCGGTAAAATTCGTATTCCTATTAATGAATCGTCTGACGATAAATCACAGATTGAAGAGTTTATCCGTGAATATAACGGCGAAGGTATTCAGCACATCGCATTAGCCACTGACGACATCTATCAGACAGTCAGAGATCTGAAAGCCAGAGGAATGCGCTTTATGGATACGCCGGATACTTACTATGAGGGCGTGGATGCCCGTGTGCAGGGGCATGGTGAAGATTTGAATATGCTCAAAGAATTGCGCATTTTAATCGATGGTGCACCAATGAAAGATGGCATTTTGCTGCAAATTTTTACCGATACAGTCATTGGCCCTGTGTTTTTTGAAATTATCCAGCGCAAGGGCAACGAAGGATTTGGCGAAGGGAATTTCAAAGCGTTATTCGAGTCTATAGAACTCGACCAGATCCGTCGTGGCGTTTTAGACGGCCAGGCGCAGGACGTGAAAGAAAATGCGTAACTGGATCCGGTTTCCGGCTGCGCAGGGGACGCACTCAAAGCAGGCCCACGCCGATTTTCCGGAAGAGGGCATTTATGAACGTGAAATTGGTCGCAGTGGCTTTTTTGGCCCTGCGAGCCATTTACATCAT encodes the following:
- a CDS encoding ABC transporter substrate-binding protein, with protein sequence MRRGFRWATILVALTGLQACDKSEQVAFYQSGIIYCSESNPVNFNPQTDTSSTTADATAHQVYDRLMDFDPETGQIVPNLASSWLVSDDGLTYTFQLNKDVEFHTTPYFTPTRSFNADDVIFSINRWRLEANPYHRVSGGRYPYFESLGIAANIEDVKRINGYRIEITLKQRDSSFLANLATDFSVILSAEYADFLLSRGTPERIDYYPIGTGPFKFESYRKDHYIRFLRNEHYWGEQSLPEGQSNTEHLIYDITPKSSIRLAKLITGECDAIAFPAQTELEVIRNREELELSEKPGLNIGFWAFNTNRPPFDNPDVRKALALAIDKNTLLEAVYFDSATRAKTLLPTASWAFQSDAEDTAYNPVLAKKLLTEAGIEPGFTMTIWAMPVERAYNPNATKMAELIQRYLSAVDIQVNIVTYDWTTFRRHLREGLHDSVLIGWSADNGDPDNFYRPLLSCGAIPSGTNRAMWCNERYDSLINEALQTQNMERRKAIYEEVNRLLYDELPIVPIAHAYRYQAYRKNLKGMSINPYGGVRFAGVTKSL
- the pspF gene encoding phage shock protein operon transcriptional activator; this translates as MSRFRQQDNLLGQANSFLETLEQISQIAPLNKPVLVIGERGTGKELIAARLHFLSQRWDQNYIKLNCAALNENLLESELFGYEAGAFTGAAKRREGRFEVANNGTLFLDELANTSGLIQEKLLRVIEYGEFERVGGTKTLKTDVRLIAATNEDLPALAESGEFRADLLDRLAFDVITIPPLRERKEDILLLAENFAINMARELDMELFSGFTEKARRTLLDYHWPGNIRELKNVVERAVYRCNNPHLPVHEIILDPFESPFRPKGRIKTQDRITAPPPASEINGIQPDLPPPPNDAVFTPVPEAAQAPVYPLDLKERSQQFEIDMIRQALEDSQFNQKKTAEKLSLTYHQLRGYLKKYNLLDSSAESVEA
- the pspA gene encoding phage shock protein PspA; this translates as MGIFSRFTDIVNSNINALLDKAEDPEKMVRLIIQEMEDTLVEVRSASAKTIASKKEITAQISKYEADAQDWQAKAELALSKDREDLARAALQERKKAAEAAVALGKELAVVEEQISKLQDEVGQLQDKLADAKARQKAIIMRQKTASSRLEVKRTLDSSKVDAAMGRFEQYERKIDDLESQVEAYDLGKKTLNDEFAELEAGDKIDEELAALKAKIKENKSAE
- the pspB gene encoding envelope stress response membrane protein PspB — protein: MDEGILALLLVPLFLFLIFVAPIWLILHYRSKKQVNQGLSAEEFATINELAEKAEKMSDRIKTLEAILDSEAPQWRDRA
- the pspC gene encoding envelope stress response membrane protein PspC, whose translation is MNRQFYRDTENARIAGVCSGIADYFGLERWLVRILVVSAFFLLAGTFVFIGYIACWFILEPKPANVSAQQDDPLSRFKGHQGKGWTNSSTGAQQHEQSGKVSVKTKVWQAGEPPKQAVHDIASRFKESELRLRKMEKYVTSREFQLNREISQL
- the phhA gene encoding phenylalanine 4-monooxygenase; translation: MAKSSAYQSRQPDENGVISWSGEENKIWSELYQRQDSLLQGRACKQYMDGLALLDLPAHRIPQLGEIDRILQATTGWQTAPVPALINFSSFFSLLANKQFPVATFIRSREEFDYLQEPDIFHEVFGHCPLLTNPSFAHFTHTYGKLGLDASKEERIYLARLYWFTVEFGLVKTPAGQRIYGGGILSSPGETRYALESDAPVKVPMNALDALRTPYRIDIMQPLYYELSDFDDLFTLAESDIMHLVRQAMRLGLYDPLFEPAPRRVS
- the tyrR gene encoding transcriptional regulator TyrR; amino-acid sequence: MRLEISCQDRLGITQDILDILVAHEIDLRGIEIDEAGKIFLNFPNLEFEDFQHLMPKIRRINGIDDVKTTPYMPGERERNQLSAILRTLPDPVFSIDNRCRVLMCNEAVISGLELPFSDIESTEISELVKGFNFNRWMESKDNAATSVKVKFIQQDYLADILPVIVPDGQNSAIFAGAVVILKSEMRLGQQFTAFHQTETDSFDHFIIRSPAMAKVVNDAKQIADLDAPVLIFGETGTGKEMIAKACHQASRRNKGEFLVLNCASLPDSVAESELFGYAAGAYNQPEGKAGLLELAAGGTILLDEIADMSPQLQAKLLRVLEHNEFRRVGDDKPVAVNVRFICTTGRDLGQMVEEGVFRKDLYYRLNVLSLVMPSLKERRPDILPLAEAFIMQHSSKLGRRPAKLSKSCVDFLQQYPWPGNVRQLQNALFRALSLLDGNEISKEDIQLPSCAPSVTYIDENFDGTLDEEVKKFERDLLKRLYPSYPSTRQLAKKLGLSHTAIANKLREYGINKGTVKL
- the hppD gene encoding 4-hydroxyphenylpyruvate dioxygenase — its product is MSQVDYSYNPLGSDGFEFVEYTAADEKGIAALKDLFSSLGFAEVASHRSKRVWLYRQGDINFIVNAEPASQAEEFAKLRGPSVCGMAFRVKDAGIAMKHALANGAKQFVGNLGPMELNIPAVYGIGESTLYFVDRYGDDSIYDVDFTFYDDWQARMEKAGAGLSFVDHLTHNVRRGNMALWANFYENIGNFREIRYFDIEGKLTGLVSKAMTSPCGKIRIPINESSDDKSQIEEFIREYNGEGIQHIALATDDIYQTVRDLKARGMRFMDTPDTYYEGVDARVQGHGEDLNMLKELRILIDGAPMKDGILLQIFTDTVIGPVFFEIIQRKGNEGFGEGNFKALFESIELDQIRRGVLDGQAQDVKENA